From the Carya illinoinensis cultivar Pawnee chromosome 4, C.illinoinensisPawnee_v1, whole genome shotgun sequence genome, one window contains:
- the LOC122307350 gene encoding paired amphipathic helix protein Sin3-like 2 isoform X2, translating into MKRLKDDLYAGPSQFKRPFGSSRADSNGQSQIPGVGGGGGLSGTSQKLTTTDAMTYLKEVKDMFQDQREKYEMFLEVMKDFKAQRTDTVGVIARVKELFKGHDNLILGFNTFLPKGYEITIHDVDETPPPKKTVEFQEAISFVNKIKKRFQNDEHVYKTFLDVLNMYRKEHKDISEVYNEVATLFDNHSDLLDEFTRFLPDSAHNAPRLQNSFLRINERSSSTPTVRQMHMDKQRIRRDRIITSHVNGDLSVDNPELADDKAMVKMHKEQRKRAEKDSKDRSNGDQDERDPDHDNNRDFASQRFGDKRKSARKIEGFGMSANYASYEDRDTCNQGFIFCDKVKEKLGSSDDYQAFLKCLNIYSEGIIKRSDLQILVTDLLGKYPDLMDGFNDLLDRGENIDGFLAGVIGKKSLSNDGHLPRSLKVEDRDKEHKRETDGAKEKERYREKYMYKSIQELDLSTCERCTPSYRLLPDDYPIPFASQRSELGAQVLNDHWVSVTSGSEDYSFKHMRRNQYEESLFRCEDDRFELDMLLESVSSAAKRVEELLNRVNENDINLETPFRIEDHFTALNLRCIERLYGDHGLDVVDILRKNPTVALPVILTRLKQKQGEWTCCRTDFNKVWAEIYAKNHYKSLDHRSFYFKQQDSKNLSTKSLVAEIKELRETKQKEDDFLLAIAAGNRQLVVTHLDFEYSDISIHEDLYKLVQYSCEEVCSTKEQVNKVMRLWTTFLEPILGVPSRPHDIEGTEDVGQSKLHPMNCTVSSIGESDGSPGGDAVMMNSKQPKAGSNEMESTLSELAKFCGTMANGDLAKENNYLNANNFRRDDADCNTLWPVKEQKDKNVTDKTSGLTAQIASGEQIAKSNASFATGAEISHGKTSLEVTPGCGATPPRLLHAVIQDDLVSKANAVVVPSSEGDAGPKLVLLTNGLISEGTNLNRSHEASTRPSKIEKEEGELSPSGDFKEDNFVVFGESIELALHKAKKSRQYQAGKGEEINCQDAGGENDGDGENSENASEAGEDASGSESGGDECSRDEHEEEEDVDHDDADGKAESEGEAEGMVGGHVAGGDGKLPFSERFLLSVKPLSKHVPEAFLDKERIDSGVFYGNDNFYVLFRLHQVLYERILLAKMNSTAAEMKWKISNDASSPNLYSRFMSALYNLLDGSAENAKFEDECRAIIGNHSYVLFTLDKLIYKLVKQLQTVATDEVDNKLLQLYDYEKSRKPGKLIDSVYYENARVLLHEENVYRLACSSATSRLSIQLMDSGSQKPEVFAVSMDPNFAVYLHNDYLSVFPGKKEPRGIMLQRNKQTDASVDEYFASCMAMEGTHTVSGLECKIACNSSKISYVLDTEDLFFRPRRNRRNSSRGTSLTRAEARVQRFHRFLSSS; encoded by the exons ATGAAGAGATTAAAAGATGACCTTTACGCTGGTCCTTCTCAATTCAAGCGGCCATTCGGTTCTTCGCGTGCGGACTC CAATGGGCAATCTCAAATCCCAGGGGTTGGAGGAGGAGGTGGTCTTAGCGGTACCTCGCAGAAACTAACAACTACTGATGCCATGACATATCTTAAGGAAGTGAAGGACATGTTTCAAGACCAGAGggaaaaatatgaaatgttcCTTGAGGTCATGAAAGATTTTAAGGCGCAAAG AACCGACACTGTCGGTGTCATTGCAAGAGTAAAGGAATTATTTAAAGGGCATGATAACTTGATTTTAGGGTTTAACACCTTCTTGCCAAAGGGCTATGAGATAACCATTCATGATGTAGATGAGACTCCTCCACCGAAGAAGACGGTTGAATTTCAAGAAGCTATCAGCTTTGTGAACAAAATAAAG AAACGCTTTCAAAATGATGAACATGTGTATAAAACATTCCTGGACGTTCTGAATATGTACCGGAAGGAGCACAAAGACATAAGTGAGGTTTACAATGAG GTTGCCACACTTTTTGACAATCATTCGGATTTGCTTGATGAATTCACAAGATTTCTTCCAGATTCTGCACATAATGCTCCACGTCTCCAAAACTCATTTCTGCGTATCAATGAGCGGAGCTCATCCACACCAACCGTGCGGCAAATGCATATGGACAAG caacGTATTCGACGGGATAGGATTATTACTTCCCATGTCAATGGTGATCTTAGTGTTGATAATCCTGAGCTGGCCGATGACAAAGCAATGGTAAAAATGCACAAGGAGCAGAGGAAACGTGCTGAAAAGGACAGTAAAGATAGGAGTAACGGTGATCAGGATGAAAGAGACCCCGATCATGATAATAATAGGGACTTCGCCTCGCAGCGTTTCGGTGACAAAAGAAAATCAGCCAGAAAAATTGAAGGATTTGGAATGAGTGCAAACTATGCTTCCTATGAGGACAGAG ATACGTGCAACCAAGGATTCATTTTCTGTGACAAAGTTAAGGAGAAATTGGGAAGTTCAGATGACTACCAGGCATTTTTGAAGTGCCTTAATATTTATAGCGAAGGAATAATTAAAAGGAGTGATTTACAAATTCTG GTGACTGATTTACTTGGAAAATATCCGGATCTTATGGATGGGTTTAATGATTTACTGGACCGCGGTGAGAATATTG ATGGGTTTCTTGCTGGTGTTATTGGTAAAA AATCATTGTCTAATGATGGCCATCTTCCCAGATCACTAAAGGTAGAGGACAGGGATAAAGAGCATAAGCGTGAAACTGATGGAgctaaagaaaaggaaagatatAGAGAGAAGTATATGTATAAATCCATTCAAGAGCTTGACCTCTCCACTTGTGAGCGTTGTACTCCCAGCTACAGGCTTCTGCCAGATGAT TATCCAATACCATTTGCAAGTCAGAGGTCAGAGCTTGGTGCTCAAGTATTGAATGATCATTGGGTATCGGTGACTTCCGGAAGTGAGGACTACTCTTTTAAACATATGCGCAGAAATCAGTATGAAGAAAGCCTATTCAGATGTGAAGATGATAG ATTTGAGCTGGACATGTTGTTAGAGTCTGTCAGCTCAGCTGCTAAACGTGTGGAGGAATTGTTGAACCGTGTCAATGAAAATGACATCAATTTGGAGACTCCTTTCCGTATTGAAGATCACTTCACAG CTCTAAATCTAAGGTGTATTGAACGTTTATATGGTGACCATGGGCTTGATGTAGTGGATATATTGCGAAAAAATCCCACTGTTGCACTACCTGTCATACTAACCCGCCTAAAGCAGAAACAAGGGGAGTGGACATGCTGCCGCACTGATTTTAACAAGGTTTGGGCTGAAATCTATGCCAAAAACCACTACAAGTCACTTGATCACCGCAGCTTCTATTTCAAGCAACAAGATTcgaagaacttgagcacaaaaT CTTTGGTAGCTGAGATCAAGGAATTGAGGGAGACAAAGCAAAAAGAGGATGATTTTCTTCTGGCTATTGCTGCTGGAAACAGGCAACTTGTAGTTACACATCTGGATTTTGAATACTCTGATATCAGCATTCATGAAGACTTGTATAAACTTGTCCAATACTCATGTGAAGAGGTTTGCTCAACAAAAGAACAGGTGAATAAAGTAATGAGGCTTTGGACGACCTTCTTAGAGCCAATATTAGGTGTTCCTTCTCGGCCTCATGACATAGAGGGTACTGAAGATGTTGGACAATCTAAGCTTCATCCTATGAATTGTACTGTGTCGAGCATAGGAGAAAGTGATGGAAGTCCTGGTGGTGATGCCGTTATGATGAATTCTAAGCAACCAAAAGCTGGTAGTAATGAGATGGAAAGCACTTTGTCAGAACTAGCAAAATTTTGTGGGACCATGGCAAATGGGGACTTGgctaaagaaaataattatctcAACGCCAATAATTTCCGTAGAGATGATGCTGATTGTAATACTCTTTGGCCAGTCAAAGAGCAGAAGGATAAAAATGTGACTGATAAAACGTCAGGATTAACTGCACAAATTGCCTCTGGTGAACAAATAGCCAAATCTAATGCATCTTTTGCAACTGGAGCAGAAATTAGTCATGGAAAAACCAGCTTGGAGGTGACTCCAG GTTGTGGTGCAACTCCACCCAGACTACTTCACGCTGTCATTCAAGACGACCTTGTATCCAAAGCTAATGCTGTTGTTGTACCTTCATCTGAG GGAGATGCTGGTCCCAAACTCGTTTTATTGACAAATGGATTGATTAGCGAAGGCACCAATCTCAACAGATCTCATGAAGCATCTACTAGACCCTctaaaattgagaaagaagagggCGAGTTATCACCTAGTGGTGATTTTAAGGAGGATAATTTTGTTGTCTTTGGAGAATCTATTGAACTGGCTCTGCATAAGGCTAAAAAAAGTAGGCAATACCAGGCTGGGAAGGGAGAAGAGATAAATTGTCAGGATGCTGGAGGAGAAAATGATGGAGACGGTGAAAACAGTGAAAATGCTTCTGAGGCTGGTGAAGATGCCTCAGGCAGTGAGTCTGGTGGTGATGAGTGTTCCAGAGATGAGCatgaagaggaggaagatgTTGATCATGATGATGCTGATGGTAAGGCAGAGAGTGAAGGTGAGGCAGAGGGGATGGTTGGTGGACATGTTGCTGGAGGGGATGGCAAGCTGCCATTTTCAGAACGGTTTCTTTTGTCTGTGAAGCCTCTCTCAAAGCATGTGCCTGAGGCATTTCTTGACAAAGAAAGAATAGATTCTGGAGTTTTTTATGGAAACGACAACTTTTATGTACTTTTCAGGCTTCATCAA GTACTGTATGAAAGGATTTTATTGGCAAAAATGAATTCGACAGCTGCTGAAATGAAATGGAAAATTTCAAATGATGCTAGTTCACCAAATCTCTATTCCAG ATTTATGAGTGCACTGTACAATTTGCTTGATGGATCTGCCGAAAATGCAAAGTTTGAGGATGAATGCCGAGCTATCATTGGAAACCATTCATATGTGTTATTCACATTGGACAAGTTAATCTATAAATTAGTCAAACAG CTTCAAACTGTTGCGACTGATGAGGTAGACAATAAGCTTCTTCAATTATACGACTACGAAAAATCCCGGAAGCCTGGGAAGTTAATTGATTCTGTATATTACGAAAATGCACGTGTCCTCCTTCATGAGGAAAATGTATATCGTTTGGCATGT TCCTCTGCCACCTCCCGGCTGTCCATCCAGCTGATGGACAGTGGGAGTCAAAAGCCTGAGGTGTTTGCAGTTTCCATGGATCCTAATTTTGCAGTTTATCTGCATAACGATTATCTGTCAGTATTTCCTGGGAAAAAGGAGCCACGTGGCATTATGCTGCAAAG AAACAAGCAAACAGATGCGAGCGTAGATGAATATTTTGCTTCATGCATGGCCATGGAAGGTACCCATACAGTCAGTGGTTTGGAGTGTAAGATAGCTTGCAATTCGTCAAAG ATCTCCTATGTTCTGGACACAGAGGATCTCTTCTTCCGACCTAGAAGGAATAGAAGAAACTCATCTAGAGGCACGTCTTTGACCCGTGCCGAGGCAAGAGTACAACGGTTCCACAGATTCTTGTCATCATCATAG
- the LOC122307350 gene encoding paired amphipathic helix protein Sin3-like 2 isoform X4 yields the protein MTFTLVLLNSSGHSVLRVRTRVGGGGGLSGTSQKLTTTDAMTYLKEVKDMFQDQREKYEMFLEVMKDFKAQRTDTVGVIARVKELFKGHDNLILGFNTFLPKGYEITIHDVDETPPPKKTVEFQEAISFVNKIKKRFQNDEHVYKTFLDVLNMYRKEHKDISEVYNEVATLFDNHSDLLDEFTRFLPDSAHNAPRLQNSFLRINERSSSTPTVRQMHMDKQRIRRDRIITSHVNGDLSVDNPELADDKAMVKMHKEQRKRAEKDSKDRSNGDQDERDPDHDNNRDFASQRFGDKRKSARKIEGFGMSANYASYEDRGTLKNTCNQGFIFCDKVKEKLGSSDDYQAFLKCLNIYSEGIIKRSDLQILVTDLLGKYPDLMDGFNDLLDRGENIDGFLAGVIGKKSLSNDGHLPRSLKVEDRDKEHKRETDGAKEKERYREKYMYKSIQELDLSTCERCTPSYRLLPDDYPIPFASQRSELGAQVLNDHWVSVTSGSEDYSFKHMRRNQYEESLFRCEDDRFELDMLLESVSSAAKRVEELLNRVNENDINLETPFRIEDHFTALNLRCIERLYGDHGLDVVDILRKNPTVALPVILTRLKQKQGEWTCCRTDFNKVWAEIYAKNHYKSLDHRSFYFKQQDSKNLSTKSLVAEIKELRETKQKEDDFLLAIAAGNRQLVVTHLDFEYSDISIHEDLYKLVQYSCEEVCSTKEQVNKVMRLWTTFLEPILGVPSRPHDIEGTEDVGQSKLHPMNCTVSSIGESDGSPGGDAVMMNSKQPKAGSNEMESTLSELAKFCGTMANGDLAKENNYLNANNFRRDDADCNTLWPVKEQKDKNVTDKTSGLTAQIASGEQIAKSNASFATGAEISHGKTSLEVTPGCGATPPRLLHAVIQDDLVSKANAVVVPSSEGDAGPKLVLLTNGLISEGTNLNRSHEASTRPSKIEKEEGELSPSGDFKEDNFVVFGESIELALHKAKKSRQYQAGKGEEINCQDAGGENDGDGENSENASEAGEDASGSESGGDECSRDEHEEEEDVDHDDADGKAESEGEAEGMVGGHVAGGDGKLPFSERFLLSVKPLSKHVPEAFLDKERIDSGVFYGNDNFYVLFRLHQVLYERILLAKMNSTAAEMKWKISNDASSPNLYSRFMSALYNLLDGSAENAKFEDECRAIIGNHSYVLFTLDKLIYKLVKQLQTVATDEVDNKLLQLYDYEKSRKPGKLIDSVYYENARVLLHEENVYRLACSSATSRLSIQLMDSGSQKPEVFAVSMDPNFAVYLHNDYLSVFPGKKEPRGIMLQRNKQTDASVDEYFASCMAMEGTHTVSGLECKIACNSSKISYVLDTEDLFFRPRRNRRNSSRGTSLTRAEARVQRFHRFLSSS from the exons ATGACCTTTACGCTGGTCCTTCTCAATTCAAGCGGCCATTCGGTTCTTCGCGTGCGGACTC GGGTTGGAGGAGGAGGTGGTCTTAGCGGTACCTCGCAGAAACTAACAACTACTGATGCCATGACATATCTTAAGGAAGTGAAGGACATGTTTCAAGACCAGAGggaaaaatatgaaatgttcCTTGAGGTCATGAAAGATTTTAAGGCGCAAAG AACCGACACTGTCGGTGTCATTGCAAGAGTAAAGGAATTATTTAAAGGGCATGATAACTTGATTTTAGGGTTTAACACCTTCTTGCCAAAGGGCTATGAGATAACCATTCATGATGTAGATGAGACTCCTCCACCGAAGAAGACGGTTGAATTTCAAGAAGCTATCAGCTTTGTGAACAAAATAAAG AAACGCTTTCAAAATGATGAACATGTGTATAAAACATTCCTGGACGTTCTGAATATGTACCGGAAGGAGCACAAAGACATAAGTGAGGTTTACAATGAG GTTGCCACACTTTTTGACAATCATTCGGATTTGCTTGATGAATTCACAAGATTTCTTCCAGATTCTGCACATAATGCTCCACGTCTCCAAAACTCATTTCTGCGTATCAATGAGCGGAGCTCATCCACACCAACCGTGCGGCAAATGCATATGGACAAG caacGTATTCGACGGGATAGGATTATTACTTCCCATGTCAATGGTGATCTTAGTGTTGATAATCCTGAGCTGGCCGATGACAAAGCAATGGTAAAAATGCACAAGGAGCAGAGGAAACGTGCTGAAAAGGACAGTAAAGATAGGAGTAACGGTGATCAGGATGAAAGAGACCCCGATCATGATAATAATAGGGACTTCGCCTCGCAGCGTTTCGGTGACAAAAGAAAATCAGCCAGAAAAATTGAAGGATTTGGAATGAGTGCAAACTATGCTTCCTATGAGGACAGAGGTACTTTAAAGA ATACGTGCAACCAAGGATTCATTTTCTGTGACAAAGTTAAGGAGAAATTGGGAAGTTCAGATGACTACCAGGCATTTTTGAAGTGCCTTAATATTTATAGCGAAGGAATAATTAAAAGGAGTGATTTACAAATTCTG GTGACTGATTTACTTGGAAAATATCCGGATCTTATGGATGGGTTTAATGATTTACTGGACCGCGGTGAGAATATTG ATGGGTTTCTTGCTGGTGTTATTGGTAAAA AATCATTGTCTAATGATGGCCATCTTCCCAGATCACTAAAGGTAGAGGACAGGGATAAAGAGCATAAGCGTGAAACTGATGGAgctaaagaaaaggaaagatatAGAGAGAAGTATATGTATAAATCCATTCAAGAGCTTGACCTCTCCACTTGTGAGCGTTGTACTCCCAGCTACAGGCTTCTGCCAGATGAT TATCCAATACCATTTGCAAGTCAGAGGTCAGAGCTTGGTGCTCAAGTATTGAATGATCATTGGGTATCGGTGACTTCCGGAAGTGAGGACTACTCTTTTAAACATATGCGCAGAAATCAGTATGAAGAAAGCCTATTCAGATGTGAAGATGATAG ATTTGAGCTGGACATGTTGTTAGAGTCTGTCAGCTCAGCTGCTAAACGTGTGGAGGAATTGTTGAACCGTGTCAATGAAAATGACATCAATTTGGAGACTCCTTTCCGTATTGAAGATCACTTCACAG CTCTAAATCTAAGGTGTATTGAACGTTTATATGGTGACCATGGGCTTGATGTAGTGGATATATTGCGAAAAAATCCCACTGTTGCACTACCTGTCATACTAACCCGCCTAAAGCAGAAACAAGGGGAGTGGACATGCTGCCGCACTGATTTTAACAAGGTTTGGGCTGAAATCTATGCCAAAAACCACTACAAGTCACTTGATCACCGCAGCTTCTATTTCAAGCAACAAGATTcgaagaacttgagcacaaaaT CTTTGGTAGCTGAGATCAAGGAATTGAGGGAGACAAAGCAAAAAGAGGATGATTTTCTTCTGGCTATTGCTGCTGGAAACAGGCAACTTGTAGTTACACATCTGGATTTTGAATACTCTGATATCAGCATTCATGAAGACTTGTATAAACTTGTCCAATACTCATGTGAAGAGGTTTGCTCAACAAAAGAACAGGTGAATAAAGTAATGAGGCTTTGGACGACCTTCTTAGAGCCAATATTAGGTGTTCCTTCTCGGCCTCATGACATAGAGGGTACTGAAGATGTTGGACAATCTAAGCTTCATCCTATGAATTGTACTGTGTCGAGCATAGGAGAAAGTGATGGAAGTCCTGGTGGTGATGCCGTTATGATGAATTCTAAGCAACCAAAAGCTGGTAGTAATGAGATGGAAAGCACTTTGTCAGAACTAGCAAAATTTTGTGGGACCATGGCAAATGGGGACTTGgctaaagaaaataattatctcAACGCCAATAATTTCCGTAGAGATGATGCTGATTGTAATACTCTTTGGCCAGTCAAAGAGCAGAAGGATAAAAATGTGACTGATAAAACGTCAGGATTAACTGCACAAATTGCCTCTGGTGAACAAATAGCCAAATCTAATGCATCTTTTGCAACTGGAGCAGAAATTAGTCATGGAAAAACCAGCTTGGAGGTGACTCCAG GTTGTGGTGCAACTCCACCCAGACTACTTCACGCTGTCATTCAAGACGACCTTGTATCCAAAGCTAATGCTGTTGTTGTACCTTCATCTGAG GGAGATGCTGGTCCCAAACTCGTTTTATTGACAAATGGATTGATTAGCGAAGGCACCAATCTCAACAGATCTCATGAAGCATCTACTAGACCCTctaaaattgagaaagaagagggCGAGTTATCACCTAGTGGTGATTTTAAGGAGGATAATTTTGTTGTCTTTGGAGAATCTATTGAACTGGCTCTGCATAAGGCTAAAAAAAGTAGGCAATACCAGGCTGGGAAGGGAGAAGAGATAAATTGTCAGGATGCTGGAGGAGAAAATGATGGAGACGGTGAAAACAGTGAAAATGCTTCTGAGGCTGGTGAAGATGCCTCAGGCAGTGAGTCTGGTGGTGATGAGTGTTCCAGAGATGAGCatgaagaggaggaagatgTTGATCATGATGATGCTGATGGTAAGGCAGAGAGTGAAGGTGAGGCAGAGGGGATGGTTGGTGGACATGTTGCTGGAGGGGATGGCAAGCTGCCATTTTCAGAACGGTTTCTTTTGTCTGTGAAGCCTCTCTCAAAGCATGTGCCTGAGGCATTTCTTGACAAAGAAAGAATAGATTCTGGAGTTTTTTATGGAAACGACAACTTTTATGTACTTTTCAGGCTTCATCAA GTACTGTATGAAAGGATTTTATTGGCAAAAATGAATTCGACAGCTGCTGAAATGAAATGGAAAATTTCAAATGATGCTAGTTCACCAAATCTCTATTCCAG ATTTATGAGTGCACTGTACAATTTGCTTGATGGATCTGCCGAAAATGCAAAGTTTGAGGATGAATGCCGAGCTATCATTGGAAACCATTCATATGTGTTATTCACATTGGACAAGTTAATCTATAAATTAGTCAAACAG CTTCAAACTGTTGCGACTGATGAGGTAGACAATAAGCTTCTTCAATTATACGACTACGAAAAATCCCGGAAGCCTGGGAAGTTAATTGATTCTGTATATTACGAAAATGCACGTGTCCTCCTTCATGAGGAAAATGTATATCGTTTGGCATGT TCCTCTGCCACCTCCCGGCTGTCCATCCAGCTGATGGACAGTGGGAGTCAAAAGCCTGAGGTGTTTGCAGTTTCCATGGATCCTAATTTTGCAGTTTATCTGCATAACGATTATCTGTCAGTATTTCCTGGGAAAAAGGAGCCACGTGGCATTATGCTGCAAAG AAACAAGCAAACAGATGCGAGCGTAGATGAATATTTTGCTTCATGCATGGCCATGGAAGGTACCCATACAGTCAGTGGTTTGGAGTGTAAGATAGCTTGCAATTCGTCAAAG ATCTCCTATGTTCTGGACACAGAGGATCTCTTCTTCCGACCTAGAAGGAATAGAAGAAACTCATCTAGAGGCACGTCTTTGACCCGTGCCGAGGCAAGAGTACAACGGTTCCACAGATTCTTGTCATCATCATAG